The following is a genomic window from Flavobacteriales bacterium.
GAGGTCGAAGGCTAGAACTTCAACAGGTACGGCGCCAGCAGCCTGCGGTACGCCTCGCTGAAGCGGCCGGGCCGGTGCTCCACGAGCAGTTCCTCCTGCCGCAGCGGCGACGGGCCGTGCACGAGTTCCAGGAGCACGCGTTTCGGTGGCCGACCTTCCAGATAGTGCAGCACGCAACGGCATGCGGGGGATAGTCCGTGGCCGGCGGCGATGGCGCAGAGGTCCGCCTCTCTGTTGAGCGGGATGATGCACACGAAGCGGCCGGCAGGCGCCAGCAACCGCGCGGTGACCTTCACCAGCTCCGGGAAGGTGAGCCCGCCGTCGTGCTTGGCCACACCGGTCCGGGCGTCGGGCGAGTCCATCTCACCGGCATAGAACGGCGGGTTGCACAGGATCCGGTCGTACGGCTCGCTCGCTCGCATGCGGCGGGCATCCATGCGGTGCACACGCACACGCGGGGCCCAAGGGCTCGCGGCCGCGTTCGCCGCCGCTTGTTCCGCCGAAGGCTCGTCGATCTCCACGGCATCGATGCGGGCGGCGGGGTTGCGCTGGGCGGCCATCAGGGCCAGCACCCCGGTGCCCGTGCCGATGTCCAGGATGCGCGCGCCGTCCACATCCGCCCACGCGCCGAGCACCACGGCATCGGTGCCCACCTTCAGGGCGCAGCGGTCCTGCTGGAGGCTGAATTGCTTGAAGCGGAAGGGCGTCGCGGCCACTAGCGGTCCCGGTACAGGTCGATCAAGCCCTCCGGCGTGCGGATGGTGAGGGTGCGCTCCTCCATGTCGAGGTCCACGATCATCTCCTCGACGAGGGGCACCATCACTTCCTGCTCGCCGTGGAGGATCACGAGCACGGGGTTGCGGTCTGTTCCTTCGATGGCCGTGACCTCACCGAGGTCGCCGTGCACCTCGTCGCGCACCACCAGGCCGATGAACTCGTCGGGGTCCCAGCTCTCGTCGCTGCCGTCGCTCAGCAGGCCGGGCGGGGCGTAGAGATCGCGCCCCACGAGGATGGCCGCGCTCTGCGGGTCGTGGAAGTCGTCGAACTTCACCAGCACATCACGTCCTTTCTCGCGCAGGTCGGTGAAGAAGAAGGGCACCTTCTGGCCCTCGATGTCGACGAAGAGCGAGCCGGCGTGGACGAGGTCGTCGGTGTCGCAGCCCTCCAGGTGCACGGTGAGGTCGCCCTGGTGCCCCCAGGGTTTGCCCAGCTTGCCGATGCGGTGCAGGCTCTCCAGGTCCATGCCCGAAGGTAGGTCGGTGAACGAAAAGGCCCGCGTCTGTGGACGCGGGCCTCTCCCAGGAACGTGCGGGACGCCTATTCGGCGGGTGCTTCGGCCGGTGCTTCGCCCTCGGCGGGCGCCTCTACAGGCGCTTCCGCGGGAGCGGCGGCGAGCTTGGCGCTCAGCTTGGCGGCCATCTCGGCGGCCTTGCGCTTCTCGGCATCGAGGCGGGCCTTGTGGGCCTGCTCGGCGCCGGTGGCCAGCTTGCTGCGCTTGCCCTCGATCTTGGTGTTCTTCTCGTTCAGCCAGGCGTCGAAGCGGCGGTCGGCCTCCTCCTGACCGAAGGCGCCCTTCTTGACGCCGTTCTGCAGGTGGTTGCGGTACACCACGCCGGTGTAGCTCAGGATGGCCCGGCAGGTGTCGGAGGGCTGGGCCCCCTTCTGCATCCAGTCGAGCGCCTTGGTACGGTCGATCTCGATGAACGCGGGGTTCTGGTTGGGGTCGTAGGCACCGATCCTCTCGATGTACTTCCCATCGCGCGGTGCGCGTTGATCAGCCACCACGATGTGGTAGTACGGCTGGCCTTTCTTGCCTTTCCTCTGAAGGCGGATGCGGGTCGGCATGTCGCTGGTTGTTTATCCCCTTGCTCGAAGGGGCCGCGAAGATAGGCAGATCCCCGCCACGGGCGACACCCTAGCGGAAACTGAGCCAGCTGCCGCCGTTCTCCACCTGGTCGAGGCCCTGGGCGCGGAGCCACGCGGTGGCCTGTCCGCTGCGGTGGCCCGAGGCGCACACCAGCACGATGGGCCCGGTGATGGCCTTGAAGCGCGGCAGCTCGCGCTGCACGGTGTCCAGGGGGATGTTGATGGAGCCCTCCACGTGCCCGCCGGCGAACTCGGCCGGGGTGCGGACATCAATGATGGTGGCCCCGTCCGGCAGGGCGGGTCGGGCGGGGGAACCGAAGATCTGGCCGAAGATGCTCATGGTGCGCGTGTTGCGGGTACAAAGGTGGGGGCCGGATGTCGGCGCCGGACGGTGACCCCGATCACCGGCTCGCGCGATGGGCCATCTTTGCGGGGCAACCCATCGCCATGCGCACCCTGCTGCTGCTCACCGCCCTGCTGGCCGCGCCGCTTGTGCACGCCCAGAACGTCATCCACGCCATGGCCATCGGCAACTGGCGCAATGGTCCGGTGGTGGTCCTCACCCCGGTGTTCGCCACCACCGAGGCGGCCACCACCCCGCAGCTGATCGAGCGCGTGAAGCACGAGCACCCCGAGCTGGCCGCTGCGGTCGACATCGACGTGATGCGCTTCGCCACCGTGGAGGAGGGCGAGGCCCAGCGGGCCTCCCTGAAGGCCAAGTACGGCGTGCGCAAGCTGGAGGTGGTGCTGCTGGAGTCCCCCGCACCGGCGGCCGTGCCTGCCACCAAGCCATGAGGGCGCGGAAGCACCTGGCCGCGGCCCTGCTGCTTGCAGGGGCCGTGGCGCGGGGCCAGGCGGTCCCCGAGCTCATCCCCGCACCGGCCGACCTGCAGCTCGACGGCGGCAGCCTCGACCTGCGCTGCCCGTGGGTGGTGACGGCCGACGCCCCGCTGCTGGGCACGGTGGAAGCGGAGCTCCTGGCCCTGCACCCCGCTTCGGAGCTGGCCTGCTTCGTCCCCACCCCCATCAGCTTCCACCGCGTCGCGTTCGACACGCTGATGCCTCCGGAATGGCATCGGGTGCAGGTCACCGGCGGCGGCATCACCATCACCGCCCCATCGGAGGCCGGGCTCTACCGCGGCAGCCGCACCCTGGTGCAACTACTGGAGCACGGCCGCACGAGCGGGTCCCTCCCCTGCCTCACCATCACCGACCACCCGCGCTTCCCCTGGCGGGGCATGCACCTCGATGTGTGCCGGCACTTCTTCGGCGTCGACTTCGTGAAGACGTACATCGACCTGCTGGCGCGCTACAAGATGAACAGCTTCCACTGGCACCTCACGGAGGACCAGGGCTGGCGCATCGGGATCAAGAAGTACCCGAAGCTCACCGACGTGGGCGCGTGGCGCAGCGGCAGCCAGGTGGGCCCGTACAGCAGGAGGGAGTACGACAGCGTGGCCTACGGCGGCTTCTACACGCAGGATCAGATCAAGGAGGTGGTGGCCTACGCGACGGCGCGCCACAT
Proteins encoded in this region:
- a CDS encoding methyltransferase, whose product is MAATPFRFKQFSLQQDRCALKVGTDAVVLGAWADVDGARILDIGTGTGVLALMAAQRNPAARIDAVEIDEPSAEQAAANAAASPWAPRVRVHRMDARRMRASEPYDRILCNPPFYAGEMDSPDARTGVAKHDGGLTFPELVKVTARLLAPAGRFVCIIPLNREADLCAIAAGHGLSPACRCVLHYLEGRPPKRVLLELVHGPSPLRQEELLVEHRPGRFSEAYRRLLAPYLLKF
- the rimM gene encoding 16S rRNA processing protein RimM, producing MDLESLHRIGKLGKPWGHQGDLTVHLEGCDTDDLVHAGSLFVDIEGQKVPFFFTDLREKGRDVLVKFDDFHDPQSAAILVGRDLYAPPGLLSDGSDESWDPDEFIGLVVRDEVHGDLGEVTAIEGTDRNPVLVILHGEQEVMVPLVEEMIVDLDMEERTLTIRTPEGLIDLYRDR
- a CDS encoding 30S ribosomal protein S16 encodes the protein MPTRIRLQRKGKKGQPYYHIVVADQRAPRDGKYIERIGAYDPNQNPAFIEIDRTKALDWMQKGAQPSDTCRAILSYTGVVYRNHLQNGVKKGAFGQEEADRRFDAWLNEKNTKIEGKRSKLATGAEQAHKARLDAEKRKAAEMAAKLSAKLAAAPAEAPVEAPAEGEAPAEAPAE
- a CDS encoding rhodanese-like domain-containing protein, whose translation is MSIFGQIFGSPARPALPDGATIIDVRTPAEFAGGHVEGSINIPLDTVQRELPRFKAITGPIVLVCASGHRSGQATAWLRAQGLDQVENGGSWLSFR